Genomic window (Syntrophorhabdaceae bacterium):
CGGTACAGGAGGATTTTTACTTGGCGCGTATCAACACATTATTACCGCACATACCAGCAAGGAACACCAACAGACCGATGAGAATGGGCTGACTAGGGGTCTTCTTGGCGATAAGCTCACCAACGAAAAACAATGGAAACATCTTAAAGAAAAAACGTTCTACGGATTCGATATGGACGAAAGTATGGTCCGAATCGGTCTAATGAACCTCATGATGCACGGAATATCTAGCCCAAATATTGAACAAAGAGATACGCTTTCGAAAAAATATAATGAAGATAGTCATTATGATGTAATTATGGCTAATCCTCCCTTTAAGGGCAGTATAGATAAAGGTGATATTAATGAATCGCTTTCCCTTGCCACAACTAAAACCGAGCTCCTGTTTGTAAATAGAATTATTAATTCTCTCAAGATTGGTGGCCGAGCGGGCATGATTGTGCCGGATGGCGTTTTGTTCGGGTCAAGCAATGCTCATAAGCAAGCTAAGAAGATGCTGCTTGATGATTGTGAGTTGCAATGTATTGTGTCGATGCCCAGTGGTGTGTTTAAGCCCTATGCCGGAGTGAGCACGGCTATTTTGATATTTGTTAAAAGAGGCCAGACAGGAAAAGTCTGGTTTTATGACATGCAATCCGACGGATTCAGTCTGGATGATAAACGCACAAAGATAAACGGCGGCGGCGATCTACCAGATATCGTAGAAAAGTGGAAGCATCGAAAGAAACAGACCGAAAACGATCGAAGCAGCAATTTCTTTTGGGTCGAGAAGAAAGAAATTGAAAAGAATGGCTTTGATTTGAGTATCAATCGTTATAAAGAAGCGGAATATGAAGAAGTTGAATATGAAGATCCAAAAGTCATCTTGGCAAAAATTGAGGCGATCGAAGAAGAAATTATGGCGGGAATCAAGGATTTAGAGCAAGTATGAATGTTATATGATTTTACAAAGAAAAAAACTTGGTGAAATTATTAAATTAGAATATGGCAAACCCTTGCCTGAATCGGAAAGAAAGTTAAGGGGTTCCTATCCAGTTTATGGTGCCAATGGAATAAAAAGCTATAGCGATCTTAGCTATGTTAACCATCGCAGTATTATCGTTGGAAGAAAAGGATCGGCAGGTGAAGTAAATCTAACTGAAGAGAAATTTTGGCCTCTAGATGTTACATACTTCGTTACCTACGATGAGAAGAAGTACGATCTGGGGTTTCTATACAGACTTCTCTCGTCAATAAATCTACCAAAGTTAGCGAAAGGAGTTAAGCCTGGTCTCAATCGAAACGATGTTTATTCGATATCGGTTGAAATTCCTAGATTAATTGATGATCAGAAAAAAATCTCTCAAGTGATTGATGCAGTAGATACACTTCGGTCCAAACGTAGACAGGCGATTGAGCTTTTGGATGATTATTTGAAGTCTGCATTCCTGAAAATGTTCGGAGATCCGGTAAAAAATCCGAAGAGATGGAAAACTGAAAGATTAAACGATGTCTGCGATCGCCTTAGCGACGGCCCGTTTGGATCAAAACTAAAAACTGAGCATTATGTAGATAACGGGATTAGGGTTATAAGGCTTCAGAATATTGGAATAAACAAGTTTAAGGATAACGATAAAGCATTTATCTCGGAGACTTACTATAACAGTGACTTGAGCAAATATACGTGTAAGGCAGGTGAAATAGTTATTGCAACATTGGGAGATCCAAATATCAGAGCTTGTCTCATTCCTGATTATATTCATTTATCGGTTAATAAGGCCGACTGCATACATTGCATCCCTGACAATGAGTCAGTAAATTCTGAATATCTGCTATCATTGCTAAATCTTCCGCAATTCCACCACTCATTTACCAGTTTAACTCACGGAGAGACCAGAACTAGAGTGAGTTCTGGTCAGCTCAAGAATATTCAAATCCCGTTGCCCAAGATGGAACTTCAGAACAAATTCGCCGAAGTGGTTGTGAAGAGTAAAGAAACGAAACAAAAAATGCTCTCTCAATCCGAAGAACTAGAAAATCAATTTCAAGCCTTGATGCAGAAAGCATTCAAGGGGGAGTTATGACCCATGACTAAACCAAAATTGACCAAGTGTGAACAAGAGTGAAAACATGAAAAACATCTTATTGTTATCAGCCAAGGAAGCAAAAGAGTTTTTCTTAAAAGAAGAAAGCTATTTTAATTTTGATTTGCCACCTTATTTCAAATTCGATAATTTGTTGCAAAGCGTATCAAAAAAGATTAAGAACAAAAAATTATCTGATTTTTACAGCCCAAAATCAAAACCTCGTGATTTTGAGGATGTAAATTATACGCTTATCACAAACAAAGATGGACGTTATGCTTGGCGGCCACTTCAATTAATCCATCCTGCGCTTTATGTTTATCTTGTTAATGAAATAACTGAGGATAAGAATTGGCAATACATCACAGACAGATTACGTGATTTAATTAAAAAAAGTAATGGCATCGAATGTAAAAGTTTACCCGTAATTTCTGCTTACTATAAAAAGAACAAAGCAGCCCAAATAAAAAATTGGTCGGAGGAAGTAGAGAGAAAATCGATCATTTATAGTCTGGATTATGACTATCTTTTTCATACGGATATTACAGATTGTTATGGATCAATATATACCCATTCAATTACCTGGGCTTTACATGATAAAGCTGTAGCCAAAAAAGAGCGCGAGAATAAAAAGCTCATTGGCAATATAATTGATTGGCAACTCCAGGCAATGTCAAACGGGCAAACAAATGGGATTTCGCAAGGAAGTGTTTTGATGGATTTTATCGCCGAAATAGTTTTGTACTATGTGGATAGTTTACTTGCTGATAAAATCAAGACTTTCAAAAAAGCAGATTATAAAATTATTAGATATAGAGACGATTACAGAATATTTAGTAATAATCCACAGGTTGCAGAACAGATTATTAAAGAACTTACTGACATTCTTAACGACTTCGGAATGAAGATAAACTCTGCAAAAACCAAAGGTATAAATGATGTAGTGCATTCATCAATTAAACCGGACAAATTATTTTGGATGGTAAACGAGAACAAGTGTGATGATCTAAATAGTGAGATATTTTCCATTTCTGTTTTTGCTGAGAAATATCCAAATTCAGGAACTGTGGCTAAATTACTAATGAAATATTATGACAAGATATCAAAATCATCAAGAAAGGATATTAAGGCAAATATAAAAGTATTAATAAGTGTTATTACCGATATAGCTTTCAAAAATCCAAGAACATATCCGATAATTTCTGCCATCTTGAGTAAGCTGATTGATTTTATGCCAAAGAAAGATAGGGATCAGATAACAAGAAAAATTCTAAATAAGTTCAAAAAACTTCCCAATACGGGCATCATGCAACTTTGGTTGCAGAGAATAACCATCAAAACAAGCAGCAAATTTGATTATTCAGAAAAGTTATGCAGTAAGATAGATGACAATAGTGTTGTGATATGGAATTCCGATTGGCTTAAACCAAATTTGAGAAAGATTATAGATTCATATGATCTGGTAGATAGGAAAATACTAGAAAGCTTAGGGGCCGTCATAAGTGATGAGGAAGTTTCTTTGTTTGATAAATTGGAGTATTTCTAATAACCATCATCTAATTAATTATTGACCGTCTGAGATGAAAGCTGAGAGAGAAGTATAAATAAAACAAGGGGCGTTCTCAGTTAAGAAGCCCCTTTTTGTTTACGCAAATCGATAGAACGTTTTAAGGAGCGCGATGTTGGAATAAGCAACCTCGCGTTTATCACCTGGCCATTCAAACACGATACGGTCGCAGTGAGACAAAAGCTGATATTGGTTAAATGACAGGTAAGGAAGCCCGAAATTACAGACAGACTGTTTTCCGCTGTGGATTATCCGCAGGCAGTCAAACATATCCCTTGTAACCCAGACTTCCTCCCTGGGGTCGATACGGTTAAATCCGTAAAGATAACTTTCAGGGTTAAACGATGAGTGGAATTTTGGTATCCCCTCATAACTGGGTTTGTCGCCAAGTTTATCCGGCGCTTTACTTCCGTAATAGGCAACCTTCAGCCCTTGCTCATTAAACACCGTAAAAACGATATAACCGGAAAGCATTGTTTTGCCTTTGGGTTTTCCCACACCCATTTCTTCGCAGAGTTCTTGGTTAAGCCCCTGCTTTGCCATTTCCTCGCACCATTCCAGGGTATAGGTAAGATTCAGCTCTTGCTCAATATGCTTGTCGGCATAGGTAGCCTTGTCGAGTAAAAGGTTCTTGGCATCCTGAAACTCGATCTGTTTAATCTTGGAGGCAATAAATATTATATTGCTTCCCAGCTTGCAGGCAGGGCAATAGGAGACGTTTTTCTTATCCCCATAACATCGTATTGAGCTTTCTTTTCCACAAAAGATACAAGGGAAATTTAAGTAGCTTCCGTTGCGTTTAAATTCCAATCCGAGAAGGGTTAAAGCCTTTTCGGTGTCAATTGTTTGCATTGCTTCATTGTATTTCATTTCTTGCCTCCTTTGACTAGCTTTAGGCGTCTTCTGACCAGCAGAACAATTATTTCTGAATTGGTGTACCAGAATAAGGAAGTGTCTTTGCCGTCTTTGATGGTTCTTTGAGGTTCTCCTAAAACCTGTTTGATTTTTTGGATGGTTTTCATTACTCGTCCGATAAAGCTTTGAGAACTGCCCGGTAAATTATCTTGAGCAATCTTTGTTTTTCCACGGGGTGAAGGATGACGTTAGGATGGTCCGGCTTGGTTATGGTTAGTTCTCCGTCAATGTAGGTTAAAATGCAGTCGTCCATGAGTTCCTCCTAAGAGTACCCAACGAAACTACCCAACATTTTAAAGGGGGGATTGTAAATGGTTGATAGAAGCGCGCCCGCCGGGACTTGAACCCAGAGCCTACGGATTAGAAGTCCGTTGCTCTATCCAATTGAGCTACGGGCGCGTGGTTGTAATTATAGACGTTTTGCTCTCTCTTTTCAATCGCAAAACACGTGAAGAACGCCTTACAGGCCGCATCCCCTCTTGAACGGGGCTTAAGGCGACATCCCAAGTATCCAGAGAGGCCATTTGCTATCGGTTTGGCCCCTTAAGTTGCTTCTATTTACCCACATAGTCCAGGGCTCTCATAATATTCTTGCAAAAAAACCTGAGTAAGGTTATCTTGTTAGCGTTCGCGATTTCCGGTTTACTTAAGATGCGTCCTTTTTAAACATGACGAGGTGACTGAATGGGCAGTGTAATGAAGTGGAGAAAAAAGAAAATCAGGAAACACAAATACAGAAAACTAAGAAGAAGAACGAGACATCAACGGAGAAAGTAGGAGCGCATAACGCGCATATTTTCTTCATCCATGTTGCCCATCTTGGGGGTTTCCATGACGCCCCCCAGATGGGCAAACCTTTTGTCGTTAATAAGAGATCGAAAAAAACCCTTCCCGATTTGGCCCTTGCCGATATGCCAGTGACGGTCTATCCGGCTCGCAAGGGCAGTCTTTGAATCGTTGAGGTGAAAGACGCCTATTTTGTGAGGCCCGAGCTTCTCCTCCACGCCGGTGAGAAACGCATTCCATGTCTTTTTTACACGTATGTCGCAGCCTGATTGAAATAAGTGCGCCGTATCGATACAAATAAAGACCATCTCCTTTCTCTCCACACGTTCATAGATTAAGGCAAGCTCGTCCGCATCTTTGCCGATGGCCGTACCCTGGCCGGACGAATTCTCAAGCAAAATTTTCAGGTCGTGCCGTTCATGCACCCTGTTTATCGATTCCGCGATCATATTGACGCCGGTCGTCTTGTCCGTCCTCGTCCCGCAGTGTGCCACAAGGCCATCAAGACCAAGTGTAGCACAGAGCCCGGCCTCGTGCACAAAGGCTTTGAGATTGCGCTCGTCCTCATCGATCTTCGCAAGATTCGGCAAATAGGAGAGATGGCCGAAGACCATGATCTCTTTGTGGAGCTTGCGAAACGCATCAATTTCTTCATCCTTCCACGTTTTATACTCCCATGACCGGGGGTTCTTGAGAAAGACCTGGATTACCTGGCAGCCAAGCTTTTTCGCCTGCTCGAAAGTGCGTGCGAAGCCTTTTGATATGGGCATATGAAAACCTATTTTCATTAACTCTCGCTTTCTGACCGCGCCCATTCTGTGTGGGCCGTAACAGGATATGATAAAAAGTCTTGCAAATAAAGCGAGAAAGATGCACAATTAGAAAATATGGACAAAGGCCTTATGGGAATAGTCGTTGGTGGCGGGCCCGCGCCGGGCATCAACGGGGTCATCAGCGCTGCCACGATTGAAGCCATCAACCAGGGCGGAAAGGTCGTCGGCATTGTGGGCGGCTTCAAAAGTCTCTTTGAAGGCACGAGTAAGATCGTCCCGCTCAGCATCGATGATGTTTCGAGAATCCATGCCACAGGCGGGTCCATATTGAGGACCTCCCGCGACGCCCCGGAAAACGCCAAAGCAAAGTTCGAAACGCTGATGACCACGCTTAAAGGTATCGGCATCAAATACCTCATCACCATAGGCGGAGACGGCACCCTCTATATGGCGAACTGGATCGAGAAGGAGGCGCGCGGCTCTATTAGCGTAGTCCATACTCCAAAGACCATAGACAACGATATACCACTTCCCGGCGGCTTCTCCACTTTCGGCTATCAAACGGCGCGCCACGTGGGAGTATACATCGTCAACAACATCATAGAAGACGCGCGGACCATGGGGCGATGGTATTTCATCACCACCATGGGCAGACATGCCGGTCACCTTGCGCTCGCCATGGGCAAGGCCGCGGGCGCCACCGTATCGCTCATACCGGAAGAATTTCCCGGGAAACGGCTCTCCTTCAAGAAGGTCGCCGACATTCTCGCCGGTTCCATCATCAAGAGAATCTCCATGGGCAGGGATTATGGCGTGGCTATCCTTGCTGAAGGTATATCGGAAAAATTCGATCTGGAAGAACTGAAAACGTCCGACGAGGTTGAAAAGAATGAAGCAGGCGAGCTGAGGCTTTCCCAGATCCAGTTGGGAAGGCTGCTCAAGAATTCAGTCAATCAGACGCTCGATTCAATGGGGCTGAAGGTCGGTATCGTGGACAAGAACATCGGCTACGAGTTGAGGGCCGCAAACCCGATTCCGTTCGATGTGGAATACACCCGCGATCTCGGGTTCGGCGCCGTGCAGTTCCTGCTTAGAGGCGGCTCCGGATCCATGATTGTTTCCTATGAGGGCAACATCCGGCCCGTTCCGTTCGTCGAGATGATCGATTATTCCACAGGAAAAGTAAAAATCAGGAAGGTCGGAACCGACACGGAGACCTATCAGGTCGCACGAAAATATATGATAAGGCTCGAACAGGAAGATTTTCAGGATGAAAAGCTCGATAGGCTCGCAAAGGCTGCCAATATGGAGCCGGAAGCATTCAAATCCCGCTTTGAGTATGTCCTTTCCACCGATTAAAACTGCCCGCTCTTTAGAACCCCGGAAGGTCCATGTACAGGAGAGACCTCGCTCATGACGGATGAACAGCATAAACTCCAGGAAGTCCTGAACATCGGGCTCGAAGTCACACAAATAAAAGATATCGACATCCTCCTTGAGAGGATTCTCGTGAAGGCCCGCCAGTTCACGAACGCCGACGCCGGCTCCATATATATCAAGGAAGACGATACGCTGCGTTTCAGATACACGCAGAATGAAACAGAGCAGAAAAAACTGCCCGCGGGCAAGAGGCTCATCTACTCCACGTTTTCGATTCCGGTAAATAGCAAATCAATCTCAGGGTATGTTGCCGATACGGGAGAGATGCTCAATATTGACGATGTCTACAGTCTGGGAAATGGGGTACCGTATTCCTTCGATCCGTCCTATGACAGGATCACCGGCTATCGGACTACATCCGTGCTCACGTTGCCGCTTCGGACTTACGCCAATGAAGTGGTCGGCGTTCTGCAGCTCATTAACGCCAAAGGAGGTGCGAACGAGATCATCTCCTTCGCGCGAAGCGACGAGCCCTACATCATGCACTTTGCAAATAACGCCGCTATAGCCATAGAGCGGGCACTGATGACGCGCGACATTATTCTCAGAATGATCAAGATGGCCGAGTTGAGAGACCCTATGGAGACGGGCTCGCACGTAAACAGGGTTGCGTCTTACGCCGTTGAGATCTATGAAATTTGGGCGAGGGAGCACGGCTTCGGGACCCAGGAAATAGAGCGGAATAAGGATGTGCTCAAGGTGGCAGCCATGCTCCACGATGTGGGCAAGGTGGCCATAACGGACCTGATCCTCAAGAAACCGGCCCGTCTCGACAGCTATGAATACGAGGTGATGAAACAGCACACCTATCTTGGCGCACAGCTTTTCTCGCATCAGCGCTCTGATTTCGATAGAGCAGCTTTTCTCGTAACCCTTAATCATCACGAACGCTGGGACGGCCAGGGATATCCCGGCCATATTGATTACGTCACCGGAGAGGCCCTCGCCGGTCTTCAGGATATCAATGGCAGGGCACTCGGCAAAAAACAAGAGGAAATACCTGCTTTTGGCCGCGTAGTAGCCGTAGCGGATGTCTTCGATGCACTAAGCTCGGGCAGGGCATACAAAGAGGCCTGGGAAGAAGAACGTGTGATCGAAACCATGAATAAAGAACGGGGCAGACATTTCGATCCGGAAATGCTCGACATCTTCTTCTCCATTCGAGACGTGATCAGAAACATCATGCACCTCTATCCCGATAAGACCGAAGAGTAAGCTCGGGGGCTCATCCTCAACAAAGTTCTGGGAAGCCTCAGTTGGCTCGCGCCGATTGGTCGCTGGTGTCGGTCGCGCTATCTGAGCGTTTGATAGGGATAAAAAATATCTTCACGCTCTTGCTATCAACCCCGAAAAGACCCGAGAGGAATTCAAATCCCGGCCCTTCTTTATCCTTTTTGAGACTGAGTATAAAGGCAAACCGCGTTTTCCAGGTCTCATCCGTCCGTTCGTAAGTATAGAGGCCGTAGCACAGGTTCGTCGTGGT
Coding sequences:
- the pfp gene encoding diphosphate--fructose-6-phosphate 1-phosphotransferase yields the protein MGIVVGGGPAPGINGVISAATIEAINQGGKVVGIVGGFKSLFEGTSKIVPLSIDDVSRIHATGGSILRTSRDAPENAKAKFETLMTTLKGIGIKYLITIGGDGTLYMANWIEKEARGSISVVHTPKTIDNDIPLPGGFSTFGYQTARHVGVYIVNNIIEDARTMGRWYFITTMGRHAGHLALAMGKAAGATVSLIPEEFPGKRLSFKKVADILAGSIIKRISMGRDYGVAILAEGISEKFDLEELKTSDEVEKNEAGELRLSQIQLGRLLKNSVNQTLDSMGLKVGIVDKNIGYELRAANPIPFDVEYTRDLGFGAVQFLLRGGSGSMIVSYEGNIRPVPFVEMIDYSTGKVKIRKVGTDTETYQVARKYMIRLEQEDFQDEKLDRLAKAANMEPEAFKSRFEYVLSTD
- a CDS encoding RNA-directed DNA polymerase codes for the protein MKNILLLSAKEAKEFFLKEESYFNFDLPPYFKFDNLLQSVSKKIKNKKLSDFYSPKSKPRDFEDVNYTLITNKDGRYAWRPLQLIHPALYVYLVNEITEDKNWQYITDRLRDLIKKSNGIECKSLPVISAYYKKNKAAQIKNWSEEVERKSIIYSLDYDYLFHTDITDCYGSIYTHSITWALHDKAVAKKERENKKLIGNIIDWQLQAMSNGQTNGISQGSVLMDFIAEIVLYYVDSLLADKIKTFKKADYKIIRYRDDYRIFSNNPQVAEQIIKELTDILNDFGMKINSAKTKGINDVVHSSIKPDKLFWMVNENKCDDLNSEIFSISVFAEKYPNSGTVAKLLMKYYDKISKSSRKDIKANIKVLISVITDIAFKNPRTYPIISAILSKLIDFMPKKDRDQITRKILNKFKKLPNTGIMQLWLQRITIKTSSKFDYSEKLCSKIDDNSVVIWNSDWLKPNLRKIIDSYDLVDRKILESLGAVISDEEVSLFDKLEYF
- a CDS encoding deoxyribonuclease IV yields the protein MKIGFHMPISKGFARTFEQAKKLGCQVIQVFLKNPRSWEYKTWKDEEIDAFRKLHKEIMVFGHLSYLPNLAKIDEDERNLKAFVHEAGLCATLGLDGLVAHCGTRTDKTTGVNMIAESINRVHERHDLKILLENSSGQGTAIGKDADELALIYERVERKEMVFICIDTAHLFQSGCDIRVKKTWNAFLTGVEEKLGPHKIGVFHLNDSKTALASRIDRHWHIGKGQIGKGFFRSLINDKRFAHLGGVMETPKMGNMDEENMRVMRSYFLR
- a CDS encoding HD domain-containing phosphohydrolase, which gives rise to MTDEQHKLQEVLNIGLEVTQIKDIDILLERILVKARQFTNADAGSIYIKEDDTLRFRYTQNETEQKKLPAGKRLIYSTFSIPVNSKSISGYVADTGEMLNIDDVYSLGNGVPYSFDPSYDRITGYRTTSVLTLPLRTYANEVVGVLQLINAKGGANEIISFARSDEPYIMHFANNAAIAIERALMTRDIILRMIKMAELRDPMETGSHVNRVASYAVEIYEIWAREHGFGTQEIERNKDVLKVAAMLHDVGKVAITDLILKKPARLDSYEYEVMKQHTYLGAQLFSHQRSDFDRAAFLVTLNHHERWDGQGYPGHIDYVTGEALAGLQDINGRALGKKQEEIPAFGRVVAVADVFDALSSGRAYKEAWEEERVIETMNKERGRHFDPEMLDIFFSIRDVIRNIMHLYPDKTEE
- a CDS encoding class I SAM-dependent DNA methyltransferase: MLNATLKSSIGRLWDKFWSGGISNPLTAIEQISYLLFMKRLDELDIKKKHDSEFTGEGYESIFEGENEELRWSHFRQMEGGEMLTHIQSKVFPFLKNLGTEESHFAKHMGNAVFIISKPSLLVEAVSIIDDIFEEISKQESEGQGFQDTQGDLYEYLLSEITSAGKLGQFRTPRHIIQLICELVDPRLGDTICDPACGTGGFLLGAYQHIITAHTSKEHQQTDENGLTRGLLGDKLTNEKQWKHLKEKTFYGFDMDESMVRIGLMNLMMHGISSPNIEQRDTLSKKYNEDSHYDVIMANPPFKGSIDKGDINESLSLATTKTELLFVNRIINSLKIGGRAGMIVPDGVLFGSSNAHKQAKKMLLDDCELQCIVSMPSGVFKPYAGVSTAILIFVKRGQTGKVWFYDMQSDGFSLDDKRTKINGGGDLPDIVEKWKHRKKQTENDRSSNFFWVEKKEIEKNGFDLSINRYKEAEYEEVEYEDPKVILAKIEAIEEEIMAGIKDLEQV
- a CDS encoding AURKAIP1/COX24 domain-containing protein gives rise to the protein MGSVMKWRKKKIRKHKYRKLRRRTRHQRRK
- a CDS encoding restriction endonuclease subunit S, yielding MILQRKKLGEIIKLEYGKPLPESERKLRGSYPVYGANGIKSYSDLSYVNHRSIIVGRKGSAGEVNLTEEKFWPLDVTYFVTYDEKKYDLGFLYRLLSSINLPKLAKGVKPGLNRNDVYSISVEIPRLIDDQKKISQVIDAVDTLRSKRRQAIELLDDYLKSAFLKMFGDPVKNPKRWKTERLNDVCDRLSDGPFGSKLKTEHYVDNGIRVIRLQNIGINKFKDNDKAFISETYYNSDLSKYTCKAGEIVIATLGDPNIRACLIPDYIHLSVNKADCIHCIPDNESVNSEYLLSLLNLPQFHHSFTSLTHGETRTRVSSGQLKNIQIPLPKMELQNKFAEVVVKSKETKQKMLSQSEELENQFQALMQKAFKGEL